The Candidatus Neomarinimicrobiota bacterium genome segment CTTCAGGAAATTCATGAAAGAGTTTCTCTGATATGACGTGGTCGATAACAGCATCGCCAAGGAATTCCAATCGCTCATAATTCGTTGCATAGTCCGACGCCATCGACTTATGTGTTATCGCCTGGATGAGTAGATTGGTGTCAGAAAAGAAGTAACTAAGTTGTTCCTGAAGTTTAATCAGCTGACCATTCTTATTGGCAAGTTGATTGAAAAATCGTTTGACAGGCTGAAAAATCACTACTTCTCCCACCGTTTAAGAATCAACACAGCGTTATGTCCCCCGAAACCAAAGGTATTTGACATGGCCACATTAACTTCCTTCGTGACAATCTTGTTCGGCGCGTAGTTCAAGTCACAATCTGGATCTGGTGTTTCATAATTAATAGTTGGGGGAATGGTTCCGGTGCGGATAGTCTGAAGGCACGCAATTGCTTCGATACCACCGCTTGCACCGAGGAGATGTCCAGTCATGGATTTGGTTGAACTTACCGTCAGTGTATCAGCGTGGTCACCAAAAACAGCTCTGATGGCAGTGGTTTCGTTTTTATCGTTATACTGGGTAGATGTGCCATGCGCATTAATATAGTCAACAGCTTTGGCTTCGATTCCTGCATCAGCTATAGCGTGCTTCATGGCGCGGATAGCGCCTTCGCCCCCGGGTGCCGGTTGTGTAATGTGATAGGCGTCGGCTGTTGCGCCGTAGCCAACTGCTTCGCCATAGATCTCGGCTTCTCTTGACTGTGCGTGTTCGGCTTCTTCCAGCA includes the following:
- a CDS encoding beta-ketoacyl-[acyl-carrier-protein] synthase II is translated as LEEAEHAQSREAEIYGEAVGYGATADAYHITQPAPGGEGAIRAMKHAIADAGIEAKAVDYINAHGTSTQYNDKNETTAIRAVFGDHADTLTVSSTKSMTGHLLGASGGIEAIACLQTIRTGTIPPTINYETPDPDCDLNYAPNKIVTKEVNVAMSNTFGFGGHNAVLILKRWEK